Proteins encoded in a region of the Romeriopsis navalis LEGE 11480 genome:
- a CDS encoding DUF4231 domain-containing protein, producing MIVSLYKKLRGSKDHKEEEDYNEQLKSFFKSTIEHLKLEPYQKAYMTGRWLDQMLWMDKKSGAMRNHHQRIRSRMIFASASVPLFVAIDAKCTEPWESLIKLAIVALSIFVTVGAALDEFYSYGDLWYTYRKAAELLKTQGWQFIELSGRYREYEKHSEAFEYFVEDVEGIIQRDVEVYTTEGLKRQEEEKKSNPPERSTRLDAPSLTDSSNTRNPK from the coding sequence ATGATAGTCTCATTGTATAAAAAATTGAGGGGTTCAAAAGACCATAAGGAAGAAGAGGATTATAACGAACAGCTGAAGAGCTTTTTCAAGTCAACAATTGAGCACTTAAAGCTTGAACCTTATCAAAAAGCGTATATGACTGGTCGATGGCTCGATCAAATGCTTTGGATGGATAAGAAATCAGGTGCTATGCGTAATCATCATCAGCGCATCAGATCTAGGATGATTTTTGCCAGCGCTTCGGTACCGCTTTTTGTCGCAATTGATGCTAAATGCACAGAACCTTGGGAATCACTAATCAAGCTAGCGATCGTTGCTTTAAGTATTTTTGTAACTGTCGGGGCAGCGCTAGACGAGTTTTATAGCTATGGCGATCTTTGGTATACCTATCGCAAAGCAGCAGAGTTGCTCAAAACGCAAGGCTGGCAATTTATTGAACTATCTGGTAGATATCGGGAATACGAAAAGCATAGTGAAGCGTTTGAGTATTTTGTGGAAGATGTAGAAGGAATTATTCAGAGAGATGTAGAGGTTTACACAACAGAGGGCTTAAAACGTCAAGAGGAAGAGAAAAAATCTAACCCACCTGAACGCAGCACAAGACTAGATGCTCCCTCCTTAACTGATTCCTCAAATACCCGTAACCCGAAGTAG
- a CDS encoding toll/interleukin-1 receptor domain-containing protein, with amino-acid sequence MEATSQYDIFISYSRRDKAFVQRLHDALKHSGQIAWIDWFDIPAGSEWWDEITEGIEGANVFLFVISPDSLASKYCADEIMHARKYNKRLLPIVYRDCDEDFDENHWAHQLLRSHHWLYFRESDDFEQAFPKLLKSIKTDLEHTKTHTRLLRLAIEWERRDRDESLLLWGKNLEEIEQWLQAGIRKEPRASELQWEYVGASRKSEIDEQQAEQHRQQKVIVWLLALMVVAVVAAIFAWHQRGTANKQREIAELREQAANVLNLLSTPDTTKALILAIDATKRSEQHKEVTSTVESSLLRALQQAKEITIFANSEDTSSAIAFSPDGKLVLLGDEDGKVKLQDLQSGQHKHPLEAFQDAVSSVTFSDDGKSILAVTQNGTAKVWNVKSGKQKRPQLQLGPVQKDITQVSQDKIDRAIFSPDAQKILTVSANGQAKLWNSSGRSLANLENQNGAIRHAAFSPDGKFVLTACSDNTVKLWDLTGERLKQFDGHTGEVRSVAFSRDGKSVITAASDNTVRIWEVDSTNLRSTIQLKAEPLSVAFSPDGKRILAGAADGKIQLWTLQGEPIELLKGHLGAIQSVAFSRDGQQVISSSDDGTVRVWDVQGQDQLKIPPALPNPDSGVAGVSLMALSCQGKWIARLSETGEVQLWDRQGKPLKRANLDLRSKHADRQITNFAINCNGKRIVTGDEKGNLQLWNLSKQKSVGIPLAAHALPVTALAFSRDGKQVASGSRDHTIRLWNAWSWESGEPIGQVSRIAAPMQGHKGEILSVGFSANGTQIVSAASDGTLRFWNNQGQRQGKLIKGYVNWFRSVAFKPDASRVITGGNNGLIRLWSSKTGEFMATALTRHAAKVPAVAFDQDQQIVSLGSDGSMFQDQASPDDLVRKGCYRLRAHPLLLAPRSISPESDDAFMAAAGRVKDTCDRLLRK; translated from the coding sequence ATGGAAGCAACCTCGCAGTATGACATCTTTATTTCTTACTCTCGCCGAGATAAAGCATTTGTGCAGCGGTTGCATGATGCGCTGAAGCACAGTGGACAAATCGCTTGGATTGACTGGTTTGATATTCCAGCGGGATCGGAATGGTGGGATGAAATCACCGAAGGGATTGAAGGAGCAAATGTTTTTCTGTTTGTCATCTCACCAGATTCATTGGCATCAAAATATTGTGCTGACGAGATTATGCATGCTCGCAAATACAATAAACGGCTACTCCCGATCGTCTATCGCGATTGTGACGAGGATTTCGACGAAAATCACTGGGCCCACCAATTACTCCGTAGCCACCACTGGCTGTACTTTCGCGAATCAGATGACTTTGAACAAGCGTTTCCAAAATTACTCAAGTCGATTAAGACTGATCTGGAACATACGAAAACCCACACGCGATTATTGCGACTGGCGATCGAGTGGGAAAGACGAGATCGAGATGAAAGCTTGCTACTGTGGGGCAAAAACTTAGAAGAGATAGAGCAGTGGTTGCAGGCTGGAATACGCAAAGAGCCACGTGCCAGTGAGTTGCAATGGGAATATGTTGGGGCTAGTCGCAAGAGCGAAATCGATGAGCAGCAGGCGGAACAGCACAGACAGCAAAAGGTTATTGTTTGGTTACTTGCATTGATGGTAGTGGCTGTGGTGGCCGCTATTTTTGCATGGCATCAGCGTGGTACAGCCAATAAACAACGAGAAATCGCGGAGTTGCGTGAGCAAGCAGCAAACGTATTAAATTTACTGTCAACACCTGACACGACCAAAGCGCTAATTTTGGCAATCGATGCAACAAAACGTAGCGAACAACATAAAGAAGTTACTTCGACAGTCGAGTCAAGTCTACTTCGTGCTTTACAACAGGCCAAGGAAATCACGATTTTTGCCAATTCGGAGGATACGAGTAGCGCGATCGCCTTTAGCCCAGATGGCAAACTGGTCTTGCTTGGCGATGAAGATGGCAAGGTCAAGCTGCAAGATCTGCAGTCGGGCCAGCACAAGCATCCGTTAGAGGCTTTTCAAGATGCCGTGAGTAGTGTGACCTTTAGTGATGATGGCAAAAGTATTCTCGCAGTTACGCAGAATGGCACCGCAAAAGTGTGGAATGTCAAATCAGGAAAACAAAAACGACCGCAGCTGCAATTAGGGCCAGTACAGAAGGATATCACTCAAGTCAGTCAGGATAAAATTGACCGTGCTATCTTCAGTCCGGATGCACAGAAAATCCTCACGGTATCTGCTAACGGTCAGGCAAAACTGTGGAATTCATCAGGACGATCATTGGCCAATTTGGAAAATCAAAATGGCGCGATCAGGCATGCGGCGTTTAGTCCCGATGGGAAATTTGTTCTTACGGCTTGTAGTGACAATACAGTTAAGCTATGGGATCTTACAGGAGAGAGACTGAAGCAGTTTGACGGTCATACGGGAGAAGTCAGAAGTGTCGCGTTTAGTCGCGATGGGAAATCTGTGATTACTGCTGCTAGTGATAATACAGTGCGTATTTGGGAGGTTGACTCAACTAACCTCCGATCGACTATCCAACTGAAAGCGGAACCATTGAGCGTGGCCTTTAGTCCCGATGGAAAAAGAATTTTGGCTGGTGCGGCGGATGGCAAGATTCAGTTATGGACATTGCAAGGCGAACCGATCGAACTGTTGAAAGGCCATCTGGGGGCGATCCAATCGGTGGCGTTTAGCCGCGATGGACAGCAGGTCATTAGCAGTAGTGATGATGGGACGGTACGGGTCTGGGATGTGCAAGGGCAAGACCAACTCAAGATTCCTCCAGCATTGCCAAATCCGGATAGTGGAGTTGCTGGGGTGAGTCTGATGGCTTTGAGCTGTCAGGGTAAATGGATTGCAAGATTGAGTGAGACCGGCGAGGTGCAACTGTGGGATCGTCAAGGTAAGCCATTAAAGCGGGCTAATTTGGATTTGCGATCGAAACATGCCGATCGACAGATTACAAATTTTGCGATTAATTGCAACGGTAAGCGGATTGTGACGGGGGATGAAAAGGGCAATCTTCAACTGTGGAATTTGTCAAAGCAAAAATCGGTTGGAATCCCCTTGGCAGCGCATGCTTTGCCCGTTACAGCTTTGGCTTTTAGCCGTGATGGCAAACAAGTGGCAAGTGGTAGCCGCGATCACACGATTCGTTTATGGAATGCTTGGAGTTGGGAAAGTGGTGAACCGATTGGTCAAGTTAGCCGGATTGCAGCCCCAATGCAGGGTCATAAGGGAGAGATCTTATCCGTGGGATTTAGTGCAAATGGTACGCAGATTGTGAGTGCTGCATCGGATGGAACGCTGCGTTTTTGGAATAATCAGGGGCAACGGCAGGGCAAGTTAATTAAGGGATATGTAAATTGGTTTCGATCGGTGGCGTTTAAGCCTGACGCTTCGCGGGTGATTACTGGCGGTAATAATGGATTGATTCGGTTGTGGAGCTCCAAGACCGGGGAATTTATGGCCACGGCGCTTACCCGACATGCTGCTAAAGTGCCTGCGGTGGCATTTGATCAAGATCAACAAATTGTGAGTTTGGGCTCCGATGGGAGTATGTTTCAAGACCAGGCCTCGCCGGATGATTTGGTCCGTAAGGGATGTTATCGACTCAGGGCGCATCCACTGTTGCTAGCCCCACGATCGATTAGTCCTGAGAGTGATGACGCCTTTATGGCGGCGGCAGGGCGCGTCAAAGATACATGTGATAGGCTTTTACGGAAATAG
- a CDS encoding DUF4231 domain-containing protein has product MRTRNLTDSLIHLTQELNRTIDHLPIPASQKSEFKRQWIERLATIESEAMRMKQLHQSVALLDITFGGCIPILVIIDTDLITFSPLSMMIIMLLLSGLVILGIALEQWSTFKQSWHLHRRSAERIKTHSWQFITLSGEYSTCQTHSEAYPTFESLLHKIQLQAQQYD; this is encoded by the coding sequence ATGCGCACTAGAAACCTTACAGACTCACTCATTCATCTGACCCAGGAGCTGAATCGCACCATTGATCATCTGCCGATCCCTGCGTCACAAAAGTCAGAATTCAAGCGTCAATGGATTGAGCGATTAGCAACGATCGAGTCCGAGGCTATGAGGATGAAGCAATTGCATCAGAGCGTGGCCTTACTAGATATTACGTTTGGTGGCTGTATCCCTATACTAGTAATAATTGATACCGATCTCATCACATTTAGTCCCTTAAGCATGATGATAATTATGCTGCTGCTCAGCGGTTTGGTGATTCTAGGAATTGCATTAGAACAGTGGTCGACATTCAAACAGTCATGGCATCTCCACCGTAGATCAGCCGAACGAATCAAAACGCATAGTTGGCAATTTATTACTCTTTCAGGAGAATATTCAACATGTCAGACTCATAGCGAAGCCTATCCCACATTTGAGAGTTTGCTCCACAAGATTCAATTACAAGCTCAGCAATATGACTGA